The following proteins are co-located in the Solanum pennellii chromosome 8, SPENNV200 genome:
- the LOC107027259 gene encoding cell division cycle 20.1, cofactor of APC complex-like isoform X2, with translation MSHKKRTRENLDRFIPNRSAMDFDYAHYMLSGGKVKKEHYGVNSPSKEAYSKQLAEIFNMNRTRILAFKNKPPHSAERVSESPSSIQQSKTVKKRRYIPQSSERTLDAPDILDDFYLNLLDWGSNNVIAIALGNSVYLWDASDGSVTELLTVDDDFGPVTAVSWSPDGRSLAVGLNNSHVQLWNTLQGSSRLMRTLQGHRLRVGSLDWNGHILTTGGMDGMIINNDVRIRSHIVGTYRGHNQEICGLKWSASGQQLASGGNDNLVHIWSISMGSANSTHQWVHRMTDHTSAVKALSWCPFQSNMVASGGGIGDQCIKFWNTNTGACLNSVNTGSQVCSLLWNRHDRELLSSHGFIDNQLAVWKYPSMTKISELLGHTSRVLHMAQSPDGYTVATAAADETLRLWNVFGNPTTETKPVLKRKLEPFFDLAQIR, from the exons CTGGACAGGTTTATACCCAATCGTTCTGCGATGGATTTTGACTATGCACATTACATGCTCAGTGGTGGGAAGGTTAAAAAGGAACACTATGGAGTAAATTCTCCATCTAAAGAAGCTTACTCGAAGCAGTTAGCAGAAATTTTCAACATGAACAGAACGAGGATCCTTGCTTTTAAGAATAAGCCTCCACATTCGGCTGAGAGAGTTTCTGAATCTCCATCATCTATACAACAGTCAAAAACCGTTAAAAAGAGGAGATACATTCCCCAA TCTTCGGAGAGGACCCTGGATGCTCCTGACATCCTAGATGACTTTTATCTCAATTTGTTAGACTGGGGAAGCAATAACGTAATTGCCATTGCCTTGGGAAATTCTGTATATCTATGGGATGCTTCTGATGGGTCTGTTACTGAGCTTCTCACGGTTGATGATGATTTTGGGCCGGTGACTGCTGTCAGCTGGTCACCAGATGGAAGAAGCCTTGCAGTAGGCTTGAATAATTCACACGTTCAGCTGTGGAACACCTTGCAGGGGTCTAGCCGATTG ATGAGGACTTTACAAGGACACAGATTAAGGGTTGGCTCACTCGATTGGAATGGACACATACTGACAACTGGGGGCATGGACGGTATGATCATCAACAATGACGTGCGTATAAGATCTCACATAGTTGGAACATATAGAGGACACAATCAGGAGATATGTGGATTGAAGTGGTCTGCTTCAGGCCAGCAATTGGCTAGTGGAGGGAACGACAATTTGGTTCATATATGGAGCATATCGATGGGGTCTGCTAACTCTACACACCAATGGGTTCACCGTATGACAGATCACACATCTGCTGTTAAAGCTCTTTCCTGGTGTCCTTTCCAGAGTAATATGGTCGCCTCAGGCGGTGGCATTGGAGATCAATGCATAAAGTTTTGGAACACCAATACAGGGGCATGCTTGAACTCTGTCAATACAGGTTCACAAGTCTGTTCCTTGCTTTGGAACAGACATGACCGCGAGCTTTTGAGTTCTCATGGCTTTATTGACAACCAGCTTGCTGTTTGGAAATATCCTTCTATGACGAAAATTTCTGAACTTCTTGGTCACACATCAAGAGTTCTTCATATGGCTCAG AGCCCGGATGGCTATACCGTGGCGACTGCAGCTGCTGATGAGACACTAAGGTTATGGAATGTTTTTGGGAATCCTACTACAGAGACGAAGCCTGTGCTAAAGAGAAAGCTAGAACCATTTTTTGACTTGGCTCAGATTAGataa
- the LOC107027259 gene encoding cell division cycle 20.2, cofactor of APC complex-like isoform X1: MDAGSRYNKFRPPLVNQMSHKKRTRENLDRFIPNRSAMDFDYAHYMLSGGKVKKEHYGVNSPSKEAYSKQLAEIFNMNRTRILAFKNKPPHSAERVSESPSSIQQSKTVKKRRYIPQSSERTLDAPDILDDFYLNLLDWGSNNVIAIALGNSVYLWDASDGSVTELLTVDDDFGPVTAVSWSPDGRSLAVGLNNSHVQLWNTLQGSSRLMRTLQGHRLRVGSLDWNGHILTTGGMDGMIINNDVRIRSHIVGTYRGHNQEICGLKWSASGQQLASGGNDNLVHIWSISMGSANSTHQWVHRMTDHTSAVKALSWCPFQSNMVASGGGIGDQCIKFWNTNTGACLNSVNTGSQVCSLLWNRHDRELLSSHGFIDNQLAVWKYPSMTKISELLGHTSRVLHMAQSPDGYTVATAAADETLRLWNVFGNPTTETKPVLKRKLEPFFDLAQIR; this comes from the exons CTGGACAGGTTTATACCCAATCGTTCTGCGATGGATTTTGACTATGCACATTACATGCTCAGTGGTGGGAAGGTTAAAAAGGAACACTATGGAGTAAATTCTCCATCTAAAGAAGCTTACTCGAAGCAGTTAGCAGAAATTTTCAACATGAACAGAACGAGGATCCTTGCTTTTAAGAATAAGCCTCCACATTCGGCTGAGAGAGTTTCTGAATCTCCATCATCTATACAACAGTCAAAAACCGTTAAAAAGAGGAGATACATTCCCCAA TCTTCGGAGAGGACCCTGGATGCTCCTGACATCCTAGATGACTTTTATCTCAATTTGTTAGACTGGGGAAGCAATAACGTAATTGCCATTGCCTTGGGAAATTCTGTATATCTATGGGATGCTTCTGATGGGTCTGTTACTGAGCTTCTCACGGTTGATGATGATTTTGGGCCGGTGACTGCTGTCAGCTGGTCACCAGATGGAAGAAGCCTTGCAGTAGGCTTGAATAATTCACACGTTCAGCTGTGGAACACCTTGCAGGGGTCTAGCCGATTG ATGAGGACTTTACAAGGACACAGATTAAGGGTTGGCTCACTCGATTGGAATGGACACATACTGACAACTGGGGGCATGGACGGTATGATCATCAACAATGACGTGCGTATAAGATCTCACATAGTTGGAACATATAGAGGACACAATCAGGAGATATGTGGATTGAAGTGGTCTGCTTCAGGCCAGCAATTGGCTAGTGGAGGGAACGACAATTTGGTTCATATATGGAGCATATCGATGGGGTCTGCTAACTCTACACACCAATGGGTTCACCGTATGACAGATCACACATCTGCTGTTAAAGCTCTTTCCTGGTGTCCTTTCCAGAGTAATATGGTCGCCTCAGGCGGTGGCATTGGAGATCAATGCATAAAGTTTTGGAACACCAATACAGGGGCATGCTTGAACTCTGTCAATACAGGTTCACAAGTCTGTTCCTTGCTTTGGAACAGACATGACCGCGAGCTTTTGAGTTCTCATGGCTTTATTGACAACCAGCTTGCTGTTTGGAAATATCCTTCTATGACGAAAATTTCTGAACTTCTTGGTCACACATCAAGAGTTCTTCATATGGCTCAG AGCCCGGATGGCTATACCGTGGCGACTGCAGCTGCTGATGAGACACTAAGGTTATGGAATGTTTTTGGGAATCCTACTACAGAGACGAAGCCTGTGCTAAAGAGAAAGCTAGAACCATTTTTTGACTTGGCTCAGATTAGataa
- the LOC107026622 gene encoding growth-regulating factor 4-like isoform X2 produces the protein MSGTSTTSVVGVGVVGGGGEVGYNDYGFRPPFTAVQWQELEHQAMIYKYLVAGLPVPPDLVVPIRRSFDAISARFFSHPSLGYCSYYGKKFDPEPGRCRRTDGKKWRCSKDAHPDSKYCERHMHRGRNRSRKPVESQTTSQSLSTSKSHTATGSSNRSVSFQSNSSGSFQNMPLYSVANSDGISYGSTTTKLQMEPASYGINNKEYRYGMAPDVDDHNFMPVASTSVRGLGSTGSNTDNMWRLMPSQVHSKANLKNDSQLLGSLPNPFEPVIESKQQPQHCFFSSDVDSPSTVKQEPQHPMRSFFDEWPTSKESWSNLDEGSGKNNFSTTQLSISIPNISSGFSSRSASSPK, from the exons ATGAGTGGGACCTCAACGACATCagtggtgggggtgggggtggtgGGAGGTGGAGGGGAGGTGGGGTATAATGATTATGGATTCCGGCCACCGTTTACGGCGGTGCAGTGGCAGGAATTGGAGCATCAAGCTATGATTTATAAGTATTTAGTAGCTGGGTTGCCTGTGCCACCGGACCTAGTAGTACCTATTCGCCGGAGTTTTGATGCTATCTCAGCCAGGTTCTTCAGTCATCCTAGCT TGGGTTATTGTTCCTATTATGGGAAGAAGTTTGACCCCGAGCCAGGAAGATGTAGAAGGACAGATGGAAAGAAGTGGAGGTGCTCCAAAGATGCACATCCTGACTCCAAATATTGTGAACGACACATGCATCGTGGCCGCAACCGTTCAAGAAAGCCTGTGGAATCTCAAACTACTTCCCAGTCCTTGTCGACAAGTAAATCACACACTGCTACTGGGAGCAGCAATAGAAGTGTAAGTTTCCAAAGCAATAGCAGTGGAAGCTTCCAAAATATGCCATTATATTCTGTCGCTAATTCAGATGGAATAAGTTACGGAAGCACCACCACGAAACTGCAAATGGAGCCCGCCTCCTATGGGATAAATAATAAGGAGTATAG GTACGGAATGGCTCCTGATGTTGATGACCACAATTTCATGCCAGTAGCTTCCACGAGTGTGAGAGGACTTGGAAGTACGGGTTCTAACACAGACAACATGTGGCGTTTGATGCCATCACAAGTTCATTCAAAGGCCAATCTGAAAAATGATTCCCAGCTGTTGGGTAGTTTACCTAATCCGTTTGAGCCTGTGATTGAATCAAAACAGCAACCCCAACATTGCTTCTTCAGCAGTGACGTAGATTCACCTAGTACAGTAAAGCAGGAGCCACAGCATCCAATGCGTTCATTCTTTGACGAGTGGCCTACATCGAAAGAATCATGGTCCAATCTTGACGAGGGATCGGGCAAAAATAATTTCTCCACCACTCAGCTCTCCATATCCATTCCAAATATTTCTTCTGGATTCTCTTCAAGGAGTGCTTCTTCCCCTAAATG A
- the LOC107026622 gene encoding growth-regulating factor 4-like isoform X1: MSGTSTTSVVGVGVVGGGGEVGYNDYGFRPPFTAVQWQELEHQAMIYKYLVAGLPVPPDLVVPIRRSFDAISARFFSHPSLGYCSYYGKKFDPEPGRCRRTDGKKWRCSKDAHPDSKYCERHMHRGRNRSRKPVESQTTSQSLSTSKSHTATGSSNRSVSFQSNSSGSFQNMPLYSVANSDGISYGSTTTKLQMEPASYGINNKEYRYGMAPDVDDHNFMPVASTSVRGLGSTGSNTDNMWRLMPSQVHSKANLKNDSQLLGSLPNPFEPVIESKQQPQHCFFSSDVDSPSTVKQEPQHPMRSFFDEWPTSKESWSNLDEGSGKNNFSTTQLSISIPNISSGFSSRSASSPKCADA; this comes from the exons ATGAGTGGGACCTCAACGACATCagtggtgggggtgggggtggtgGGAGGTGGAGGGGAGGTGGGGTATAATGATTATGGATTCCGGCCACCGTTTACGGCGGTGCAGTGGCAGGAATTGGAGCATCAAGCTATGATTTATAAGTATTTAGTAGCTGGGTTGCCTGTGCCACCGGACCTAGTAGTACCTATTCGCCGGAGTTTTGATGCTATCTCAGCCAGGTTCTTCAGTCATCCTAGCT TGGGTTATTGTTCCTATTATGGGAAGAAGTTTGACCCCGAGCCAGGAAGATGTAGAAGGACAGATGGAAAGAAGTGGAGGTGCTCCAAAGATGCACATCCTGACTCCAAATATTGTGAACGACACATGCATCGTGGCCGCAACCGTTCAAGAAAGCCTGTGGAATCTCAAACTACTTCCCAGTCCTTGTCGACAAGTAAATCACACACTGCTACTGGGAGCAGCAATAGAAGTGTAAGTTTCCAAAGCAATAGCAGTGGAAGCTTCCAAAATATGCCATTATATTCTGTCGCTAATTCAGATGGAATAAGTTACGGAAGCACCACCACGAAACTGCAAATGGAGCCCGCCTCCTATGGGATAAATAATAAGGAGTATAG GTACGGAATGGCTCCTGATGTTGATGACCACAATTTCATGCCAGTAGCTTCCACGAGTGTGAGAGGACTTGGAAGTACGGGTTCTAACACAGACAACATGTGGCGTTTGATGCCATCACAAGTTCATTCAAAGGCCAATCTGAAAAATGATTCCCAGCTGTTGGGTAGTTTACCTAATCCGTTTGAGCCTGTGATTGAATCAAAACAGCAACCCCAACATTGCTTCTTCAGCAGTGACGTAGATTCACCTAGTACAGTAAAGCAGGAGCCACAGCATCCAATGCGTTCATTCTTTGACGAGTGGCCTACATCGAAAGAATCATGGTCCAATCTTGACGAGGGATCGGGCAAAAATAATTTCTCCACCACTCAGCTCTCCATATCCATTCCAAATATTTCTTCTGGATTCTCTTCAAGGAGTGCTTCTTCCCCTAAATG TGCAGATGCTTGA
- the LOC107026898 gene encoding disease resistance protein RPM1 has product MAESAVKILLMSIEFVLDNPGYVIGGVRHEISKVKLELESIGSFIKDAEKCKNQNEGVCIWVVQVRNVAFEAEDIIDEFLYHVDSMKRSGFRGRLAGVFYIPKVLWLRYKTALELKRIRSEIIDIAKRSKRYDLSHMEASSNAGSNSLSCCSCVQNIGESSLFIQNDEVIGIDKVKDSLLSSLEREEAHRVVISVAGMGGSGKTTLVAKVYTSLTVRKNFDCCAWVSVSQNHTIEDMLKKLISEFFVEKEDLIPKNLKSMDYRQLVETLVKFLHNKRYIVVFDDVWNNNFWRQISVALPDDKNRSRVIITTRNEDIAAYPYGPGASNVFRSKPLADEYAWMLFCNKAFSSQPDCKCPPELEEIGRTLAKTCEGLPLAIVALGGLMGSKDRSEMKWREVYDSLSWHISNNKLLDEVKTVMLLSFDDLPYYLKNCFLYCCRFPMGKLIGAGRLIRMWMAEGFLEEKNNLNSEEVGKIYLKELISRNLLQVVKHQSFIRPKTCKLHDLMWELARSISEKENFLSICSEEILEKDEIRARRLSVHNVDGTDKIKGDLTHVRSFSMFNDKVESKFLSDGLLSRFRLLRVLELNDAKVDSLPDELGNLFNLRYLSLGGTGIKELPTSVNRLRNLQTLDIRRTEVNVLPNGITELHNLRHLLAYGKEIGSEHFAYVRGVQVPGKLWKMKNLQVLNCIQANADIARKIVKMTKLRRIELTNVKEEHMKNLCSSINKLKFLHHLLVMTVDANTILKLDDLSGTPSIFRKLTLVGRMCKVPRWFPSMLNIMHLHLHWSHFPEDQDPIPCISQLPCLEHLVLVNAYASQKQLHLESGFQKLEDLHISCLPELDEMVFLEGVMPKLVRLHIHDCPKLKEVPQGLEYLTNLEQMNLKEASLELVQNVRGKGSSSRSKVRRIPSIKHYYEVDGVHLYESLS; this is encoded by the coding sequence atggcTGAATCTGCTGTGAAAATCTTGCTAATGAGCATAGAGTTTGTGCTTGACAATCCAGGATATGTGATTGGAGGAGTTCGTCACgaaatctcaaaggtgaaactTGAGCTAGAGAGCATAGGTTCATTTATAAAAGATGCTGAGAAGTGTAAAAACCAGAATGAAGGGGTATGTATTTGGGTGGTACAAGTGAGGAACGTAGCGTTTGAAGCTGAAGATATAATTGATGAGTTCTTGTATCATGTGGATAGCATGAAAAGAAGCGGTTTTAGAGGGCGTCTAGCTGGTGTATTTTACATTCCAAAGGTACTGTGGTTGAGGTATAAAACTGCCCTGGAGTTGAAGAGAATCAGATCTGAGATTATAGACATTGCAAAACGAAGCAAGAGGTATGATCTAAGTCACATGGAAGCATCCTCGAACGCTGGATCAAATTCACTAAGTTGTTGTAGTTGTGTGCAAAATATTGGAGAATCTTCACTCTTCATTCAGAATGATGAAGTTATAGGGATCGATAAAGTGAAAGACTCGTTGCTGTCAAGTTTGGAGAGAGAGGAGGCTCACCGTGTTGTCATTTCTGTCGCGGGCATGGGTGGTTCAGGTAAGACAACTTTAGTTGCGAAAGTCTATACTAGCCTGACTGTGAGGAAGAACTTTGACTGTTGTGCTTGGGTTTCCGTCTCACAAAACCACACGATTGAGGACATGCTCAAAAAGCTGATCTCAGAGTTTTTCGTTGAAAAGGAAGATCTGATCCCGAAAAACTTGAAGTCAATGGACTACAGGCAGTTGGTGGAGACTCTTGTGAAGTTCTTGCACAACAAGAGGTATATTGTTGTATTTGATGATGTATGGAACAATAATTTTTGGAGACAAATAAGTGTTGCTCTTCCAGATGATAAAAACCGGAGCAGAGTCATCATAACAACACGAAATGAAGACATTGCAGCTTACCCTTATGGTCCTGGTGCATCGAATGTTTTTCGTTCCAAACCTTTAGCTGATGAGTACGCGTGGATGCTATTTTGCAACAAGGCATTTTCAAGTCAGCCGGATTGCAAGTGTCCTCCTGAACTGGAGGAAATAGGCAGGACATTGGCGAAAACATGTGAAGGTCTACCATTAGCAATTGTTGCTCTTGGAGGACTAATGGGGTCTAAAGATAGGTCGGAAATGAAATGGAGGGAAGTTTACGACAGCTTAAGTTGGCATATCAGCAACAATAAGTTACTGGATGAGGTTAAAACTGTTATGTTGTTGAGTTTCGATGATTTGCCTTACTATCTTAAGAACTGTTTTTTGTATTGTTGTCGTTTTCCGATGGGAAAATTGATAGGAGCAGGCAGACTCATTAGAATGTGGATGGCTGAAGGTTTTCTGGAAGAAAAGAACAACCTGAATTCGGAAGAAGTCGGGAAAATCTATCTCAAGGAACTGATTTCTAGGAACTTACTCCAGGTTGTAAAGCATCAGAGTTTTATAAGGCCGAAGACTTGCAAGTTGCACGATCTGATGTGGGAGCTAGCTCGTTCGATCTCAGAGAAGGAGAATTTCTTGTCTATATGTAGTGAAGAAATACTGGAGAAAGATGAGATAAGAGCACGTAGATTGTCCGTGCACAATGTTGATGGAACGGATAAGATAAAAGGTGATTTGACACACGTTCGATCTTTCTCTATGTTCAATGACAAAGTGGAATCCAAGTTTTTGTCGGATGGTCTATTATCCAGGTTTAGACTACTGAGGGTGTTGGAGTTGAACGATGCCAAAGTTGATTCGTTGCCTGATGAACTAGGTAACTTGTTCAATTTAAGGTACTTAAGTCTGGGTGGTACAGGAATAAAAGAGCTTCCAACGTCTGTGAATCGACTGAGAAACCTACAGACGTTAGATATTAGGCGAACAGAAGTGAATGTACTACCAAATGGAATCACCGAGCTGCATAATCTGCGACATCTTCTGGCCTATGGCAAAGAGATAGGATCGGAACATTTTGCATATGTTAGAGGGGTGCAAGTTCCGGGCAAGCTGTGGAAGATGAAGAACTTACAAGTTCTTAATTGCATACAGGCAAACGCGGATATAGCACGTAAGATAGTGAAAATGACTAAGCTTAGAAGGATTGAGCTCACAAATGTCAAAGAAGAACATATGAAGAATTTATGTTCGTCCATCAACAAACTTAAATTCCTTCACCATCTACTTGTGATGACAGTGGATGCAAATACAATTCTTAAATTAGACGATCTCTCGGGGACTCCATCCATTTTCCGGAAGCTTACTTTAGTTGGAAGAATGTGCAAAGTTCCTCGTTGGTTTCCTTCGATGCTCAACATTATGCATTTGCATTTGCATTGGAGCCACTTCCCAGAAGATCAGGATCCTATCCCCTGCATCAGTCAGCTTCCGTGTTTGGAGCATCTTGTGCTGGTTAATGCCTATGCCAGCCAGAAACAGCTGCACTTAGAATCAGGATTCCAAAAGCTCGAGGACCTACACATTTCATGTTTGCCAGAGTTGGATGAAATGGTATTCCTGGAAGGAGTTATGCCAAAACTCGTTCGTCTGCATATACATGATTGTCCTAAACTTAAGGAGGTGCCTCAAGGACTTGAATATCTTACCAATTTGGAACAGATGAATCTGAAAGAAGCCTCATTAGAACTCGTTCAGAATGTTCGTGGTAAAGGAAGTAGCAGTCGTTCAAAGGTTAGACGGATCCCATCCATCAAACATTACTATGAGGTTGATGGTGTTCATTTATATGAAAGCCTATCCTAA
- the LOC107028917 gene encoding CAX-interacting protein 4 yields the protein MPATAGRVRMPANNRVHSSAALQTHGIWQSAIGYDPYAPSKDEDKKSSNQKPSSAADPENAYASFQGLLALARITGSNADETRGACKRCGRVGHLTFQCRNFVSVKDDNKDKDADAIEAAVLSGLEKIKGHGSKMKGKAENEDSSEEEEESESSDSDYDSEMERAIAEKYGKKVSRKLKSSSKKHKKKDSDSDDESDSGKRKKRGRSKRRRSGKKRGHSDSEDDDEDKERRKRRREKRRKRDDSSDEEEDRRRRRKSRKEKRRRRSHRHADSSAESSDESPPRHKRRSRRAAASASDSDASNSDDARVGRDKKRSEKRSRKRHDDEE from the coding sequence ATGCCGGCCACCGCAGGTAGAGTTCGCATGCCTGCGAACAATAGGGTACACAGTAGTGCAGCCCTACAGACGCACGGCATCTGGCAAAGTGCTATCGGTTATGACCCATATGCTCCTAGCAAGGATGAAGACAAGAAATCATCTAACCAGAAGCCATCGTCGGCTGCAGATCCCGAAAATGCTTATGCAAGCTTTCAGGGTTTGCTTGCACTTGCTCGAATCACTGGATCAAATGCTGATGAGACCCGTGGAGCATGCAAGAGGTGTGGGCGGGTTGGCCACCTCACTTTCCAATGTAGGAATTTCGTGAGTGTTAAGGATGATAACAAGGATAAGGATGCAGATGCAATTGAAGCTGCCGTGTTGTCTGGATTGGAGAAGATTAAGGGGCATGGTTCTAAGATGAAGGGGAAAGCAGAAAACGAGGATAGCAGTGAAGAAGAGGAGGAGAGTGAGAGTTCTGATTCTGATTATGATTCTGAAATGGAGAGGGCAATTGCTGAGAAGTATGGTAAGAAGGTGAGTAGAAAGTTAAAATCATCATCTAAGAAGCACAAAAAGAAAGATTCTGATTCTGATGACGAGTCAGACTctggaaaaaggaaaaagaggggTAGATCAAAGAGGAGGAGGAGTGGGAAGAAGAGGGGACACAGTGATTCagaggatgatgatgaagatAAGGAGCGTAGGAAGAGGAGGAGGGAAAAGAGGAGGAAACGGGATGACTCATCAGATGAGGAGGAGGATCGTCGGAGGAGGAGAAAAAGTAGGAAggagaagaggaggaggagaagtCATAGACATGCGGACAGTTCTGCTGAATCAAGTGATGAATCGCCTCCAAGGCACAAGCGTAGGAGCAGGAGAGCAGCAGCCTCAGCATCTGATTCTGACGCCAGCAACTCTGATGATGCACGAGTAGGCAGGGACAAAAAACGTTCTGAGAAGAGGAGCAGGAAACGTCATGATGATGAAGAGTAG
- the LOC107027364 gene encoding protein Brevis radix-like 1: MLTCITCKQKIDDDGGEEGPRGTPNTKESVKSLTAQIKDIALKVSGKSSKSSTPTSGYRRGGGRAYPDFETISEEVPYQPGSSSSTPAWDFTRNHRTPRADPRFFGGYGGGDDEKRESVYSQTGDMVLPDEEGPKEWIAQVEPGVQITFVSLPTGGNDLKRIRFSRDMFDKWQAQRWWGENFDRIMELYNVQKFNQQAMDTPGRSELGRDSNYSRLGSPRESKEWTQRNYRPSSSSQYNYGGPSSYASGFPKGEMSSMDPSRMTTDSRDDASVSMSIAGDGESEWIAEDEPGVYITIRQLADGTRELRRVRFSREKFGEVNAKQWWEQNRDRIQDQYL; the protein is encoded by the exons ATGCTGACGTGTATAACTTGTAAGCAAAAAATAGATGATGATGGCGGAGAAGAGGGTCCACGTGGGACCCCTAATACTAAAGAATCAGTCAAAAGCTTGACTGCCCAG ATAAAAGATATTGCATTAAAGGTCTCTGGTAAAAGTAGCAAGTCTAGTACACCAACAAGTGGTTACAGGAGAGGAGGGGGCAGAGCATATCCTGATTTTGAAACAATTTCAGAGGAAGTTCCATATCAACCTGGAAGTTCAAGTTCTACTCCAGCTTGGGATTTTACCCGTAATCATCGAACACCTCGAGCAGATCCAAGATTTTTCGGAGGATatggtggtggtgatgatgaAAAGAGAGAATCCGTCTACTCTCAGACAGGAGATATGGTGCTGCCAGATGAGGAGGGGCCAAAAGAGTGGATAGCTCAGGTGGAGCCTGGTGTTCAGATTACTTTTGTCTCACTTCCAACTGGTGGAAATGATCTCAAACGAATCCGCTTTAG TCGGGATATGTTCGATAAATGGCAAGCTCAAAGATGGTGGGGTGAGAATTTTGACAGAATTATGGAGCTCTACAATGTCCAGAAATTCAATCAGCAAGCTATGGACACTCCTGGGCGGTCTGAGCTTGGA AGAGATTCTAATTATTCAAGGCTTGGATCACCTAGGGAAAGCAAAGAGTGGACTCAGAGAAATTATAGACCATCAAGCAGCAGCCAATATAACTATGGAGGACCCAGTTCTTATGCCTCCGGCTTTCCGAAGGGTGAGATGTCATCTATGGATCCATCAAGGATGACAACTGACTCAAGAGATGACGCTTCAGTATCCATGAGCATTGCTGGTGATGGAGAGTCAGAATGGATAGCAGAAGATGAGCCAGGAGTATATATAACCATCAGACAACTAGCTGATGGCACTAGAGAGCTACGACGTGTAAGATTCAG CCGCGAAAAATTTGGGGAGGTGAACGCGAAGCAGTGGTGGGAACAAAACAGGGATAGAATACAAGATCAATACCTTTAA